Genomic window (Mesorhizobium sp. M4B.F.Ca.ET.058.02.1.1):
GGAGCTCGCCCGCTACCGCATGCGCTACATGGAAGAACTGCTGCAGCAGGAGCACGGCGAATTCTCCGAGCTCGACCGCCAGGTGGTCGAATCGATCGCCAGGCAGGACACGATCTCGGAAAACTCGGAAGAGGAGTTCGAGGAGCACCGCTCGTTCGCCGACCGCGTCTCCGACTCGATGGCCGAGTTCGGCGGCAGCTGGTGGTTCCTGATCTCGTTCGCCAGCGTGCTCTTGATCTGGATCGGCATCAACCTGTTCGAGGGCATGGCGGGCGCCTTCGACCCCTACCCGTTCATCCTGCTCAACCTGATGCTGTCCTGCATCGCCGCTATCCAGGCGCCGGTGATCATGATGAGCCAGAAGCGGCAGGAAGCGAAGGACCGGCTGCGCTCCTTCAACGACTACCGGGTGAACCTGAAGGCCGAGCTGGAAGTGCGGCACCTGCACGAAAAGCTCGACTACCTGATCTCGCGCCAATGGCAGCGGCTGGCGGAAATGCAGCAGATGCAGCTCGATGCCATGCACGAGCTGACAGGGGCGAAGAAGGTGAAGCGGACGGCGGGCGGGGTGCGGCGGCGGGCGGCGAGGAGCGAGGCGGCGGGGTGAGGCGTCGGAGCAGCAAGGTTGCTAACGACGCAGATACGGCGCAGCCTTGACCGCCACATACGCCCTCGGGAAGCCTAACCGCTCCTGTGGCGTCAAATGCCTTGCCACCCCAATTGGCCGTTGAAGCCTTCGCGTGCTTCCGCTAAGAAGCCGTGGCTGGCTGGTTCACCGGCTGGTTCGTTTTACCGGGAAGCACCCGTAGCTCAGCTGGATAGAGCGCTGCCCTCCGAAGGCAGAGGTCACAGGTTCGAATCCTGTCGGGTGCGCCAATTTCAAGTAAGTATCCATAGCTTTCGCACCGATCGCGCGAGAACGCCGCGTCAGAGATAGGTGGAGGCCAGGCCACCGTCGACCGGCAGGTTGACGCCATTGATCCAGCGCGCCGCGTCCGAGCACAGGAAGACGACGGCCGGGGCGATCTCGTCTGCAAAGGCAGGGCGCTTCATTCTGCCACTGTCAACCTCGACCCGATCCTGACCAAGCATGGTGATGAAGTCGCCGAGGATTGGCGTAAAGACCGGGCCGGGCGCAACAGAATTCATGCGGATGTCACGCGAGAGGAAGAGCTGCTGCGCCCGCATGAACGTCCAGACGATCAGGGCTTCCTTGAAATATTGATAGCAGGTGTCATGCGAAACCGGATTCGCAGCCAACCAATCATGACCAGACTGGAAGGTCCCGGTCGTTGCCAGGTCCTTGTGCCGGGCGAGGCGTTCCGGCCATGCGGCGCCCAAAATCGAGGCGAAGTTGACGATTGCCGCGCCCGGCGAAAGCCTGCCGACCACAGTCTCGGTCAGGTGACGCAGGCCGAGATAGTTGACGCGGGCGACCGTATCCTTGTCGGCGGTGCCCGGCACGCCTGCCGCGTTGACCAGCCCATCGAATTGCGCGGGCAAGAACGAAACGGCCTCGTCGATCGTATCCGGCTTCGAGAGATCGGCCTTCACGAAGCCATCCAGGGTAACCGTGGGATCATTGCGGTCGATGCCGATTACCCTGGCGCCATGGAAGCGGGCGAGACGGGCGACCTCGGCTCCGATCCCCGAAGACGCGCCCGTAATGACCAGAAGCTTGTTGGAGAGATTCATGGTTCGATCTTTCGTGGATTGGTCAAAATGGATAGAGCGTTGCTTGTTCCTTGACGGAAATCCACATCCACTGCGTGAATTCCTCCCAGATCGCCGGGCCTGAGACGCGGCTGCCATTGCCCGAGCGCCGCCGGCCGCCGAAAGGTGCGTGCGGCCCGGCGTTGACGGTCTGATCGTTGATGTGCAGATGGCCGACCTCCAGTCTTTCGCCAACCGACCGGGCGCGGTCGACGGAGGCCGAAATGACGCCGGCGGCGAGGCCATATTCGGAGCTGTTGACGAGAGAGATCGCTGCCTCTTCGTCGCGGAACGGGGCAATGCAGGCGACGGGCCCGAAGATCTCTTCCTCGAACGCACGCATCCCCCGCTCGATGCCGAACAGAACCGTTGCCGGATAGAAGCGGCCGCTTGCCTTGCCTCCGGCGAGCAGCTTTGCGCCCTTGGCGACGGCATCGTCGACGATGCCCTGGATTCTGTCGACCTGGGCATCGGAAATGATGGGGCCAAGCGCCACCTGGTCGGTCGAGGGATCGCCGGCAACCAGGTGTCCGGCCCTGGCGGCAAGGCGCGAAGCAATCGCATCGGCATGCTTCTCGTCGACAAGGATGAGACCGGTCGACATGCAGATCTGGCCCTGATGCAGGAAGCAGCCCCAGGCGGCATTCGACGCCGCGATGTCCGGATCGGCATCATCGAGGATGATCAGGGCGTTCTTGCCGCCGAGCTCAAGCTGAACCTTCTTCAGATGCTTGCCGGCCAGTTCGCCGACCCGGCTCCCGGCGGCCGCCGACCCCGTGAACGAGACCATTGCGATGTTCGCATCCGTGCAGAGGGCCTCGCCGGCGTCAATTCCGCCGGGGACGACATGGAGGACACCTGCGGGCAGGCCCGCTTCCTCGAACAGGCGTGCAATGATGATGCCACCGGAAATCGGCGTGCGCGGGTCCGGTTTGTGGACGACGGCGTTGCCTGTCGCCAAAGCGGCGGCAATCGCGCGGACAGAGAGGACAAGCGGAAAATTGAACGGCGAGATAATTCCGACCACGCCGTGCGGCACCCGCCGCGCATGGTTCTGGCGTCCAGCATCCATGGTGGGAAGGGCGATGCCATTCGGCTCGACAGCGGCAGCCGCGGCGTGGCGGATGAAGGCTGCCCCGTGATCGATCTCGATTTGCGCCTTCGCCCGGATGGAGCCGGATTCGCGCATTATCCAGCCGACCAGCTCTTCGCCATTGGCTTCCAGGATATCGGCCGCCTTGTTCAATATGGCCGCGCGCTCGGAGGGACGTTTCGCCGCCCAGGCCGGCTGCGCCAGATAAGCCCCAACCGCGGCTTGCCCGATGTCTGCCGCGCCGCCGACGCCCACCGAGGCCACCAACATGGCGGTCGCGGGATTGCGCACCTCGGCGACGCCGGCAGCCGTCTCACGCCAGCCACCCAGAAATGCCTTGCCGGTCCAGCGCGCCTCGTCGATGAAGCTCCTGCTTTGGATGTTCACTCGTTGATCCTCCCTTGCAAACATTCGCAATTGCTCTGCTGCGCGCGCGGGGCATCTGGTCCTGCCGCTGCCAGCGCCCGCAGCACGTGAATCTTGCCGGAGGCTGTTCGCGGCAACGCCTCAAGCGCACAGAATGTCTTTGGTACTTTGTAGGCTCAAGCGCTTGGTGCAGTGGCTAACGAGCGCGGTGGCATCGAGGATGCAGCCTGGCCCCATCACCAAGACGGGGCCGACTTCACCCATTACACCGCGACCTCGGCACTGTGTGGCTCCTCCCTTGCCATCATTCGCTATGTCAAATAGCATTATTGCTATGCCGCATAGCATAGTATTGCTATCTGTCATAGTCTTTTTTGAGATTCCGGAAAGCCAAGCGGCGCAGAGCGGCGCGCTCGACAGATTGGTTGGTTGCGATCTGCGCCGGGCATCATCGTTGCAGTCTCCGACCGCATTGCCGTGCCGAGGCGCGGGGTGTCCGGCGAGCGCAAGATCTCCGAGACCAACCATGACGAGGTCGTCAAGCTGATGGTCGGCGTTGGAGGAATTACAGGAAAAGTACGCGGCGGTTTTCCGTCCGGAATTGCATCAAAACAAGTACTTAGCGCGAAAACGCCTCTAGCGAACAACGCCCCGGCAGGCCCAGGCGACATTGGCGAACGAGCGCGGGCCGTCGGGCCGGCCGGCCTGATAGGCATCGCGGACGGCGGCTTCGATGCGCGTCCGCTCTGCGGCGTCGACCGTGGACATGTATTTGCCGAGCGGCCCCTCGCCGGCGCCGATCGGCGCCCAGTAGTCGTCGAAATCCGCATAGTCCATGCGGATCATCAGCTCGGTCTCGGTGACGTCGGCAAGACCCTGCTCGACAAAGGTCCGCTTCATCTCGCCCGGCTGCATCATCGGCTGGAAGCAATAGCGGCTGCGCATCTGGCGGCCGCTTTCGCTGAGCGCGGCAACCGTGTCGATCATCATGCGCATGCCGGGCATGCCGCCGAGATGGTCCCACACCACCGCCGCGATCACGCCGCCGGGCCGCGTCACGCGGCGCATCTCGGCCACCGCCTTGCCGGTTTCCGGCACGAAGTGGAGCACGAGCAGGGCAAGGGCGCGGTCGAATGCGTCGTCCGCGAACGGCAAGGCGGTAGCGTCCGCTTGGCTGAAGGTGATGCGCGAATCGGTGTTGCGTGCCTTGGCCGCCTCGATGAAGACGGGCGAGAAGTCGATGGCCTGGATTTCGGCGAGGCCGGCGGATTTCGCCAGCTCGAAGGTCAGGCTGCCGGTGCCGCAGCCGACGTCGAGGATCTTCTCGCCGCCGGCCAGGCCGGCGAAGTCGATGAATTTGGGCGCCAGCCTGCGGCTCCAGCGTCCCATCAGCTGCTCGTAGCCGGATGCCTGGTGCACGGTGAAGCTCGACGTCATCTCGCTCTCCCTTCGCTGGCCTCAGGCTAGTCCTCGACGGGATCGATGCCAAGTGGTGGTAAGACGACCTCGTCGTTCGAGCGGCCGGACGACTCAGACTTTCGAGAACAATGCCTGCACTGTCTCGATCGGCATCAGCATCACTCGCTCGCCCAGCGGAGACAGAATGAAGCCGTGCCGCTGATAGAAGCCGACGGCGTCATCGTCTATCGCATGCGCCACCACGGCGCGAACCCCGGCGATCTCCGACACGGCCAAGCAGCGACGCAGCGCATCGGCAAGCAGGTCCCCGCCAAGCCCAAGTCCCTGGAATGCCTGATCGACCGCCAGGCGGCCGATCAGCAGCAGCGGGACCTGCTCGGGCATACCCCGCCTCAGCTTCGCGCTTGGCAGCGCGATCCGTTCTTCCATCGCCGTCGAGATCGCATAGTAGCCGATGACGCGATTATTCATGTTCGCGTCACAGATCACATAGGTCCGGGCGGACAGGCCCTCGCCGGCAAGAGCGCGATTGCGCAACCAGTCATCGAGCGTGGGATGCCTGCCGTTACGAAACGGGGACACATCGTGGCCGACGGTCAGCCGTTCCGGAGGGCTGACCCGCAACCCCGGCCCTCCACCAGCAGGCATCAGCGCTCCCAGGCGGGCTTGCGCGTCATGCGCGCGCGAAGTTCCTCGTTCGGTTTGTCGGGGGCGTCGAGCAGATCGAGCAATTTCTGATGCGCGTCGGCATCGAGAAAGAAGGCGCGCTGGTCGAGAATGGTTTCTTCAGCCTGCCTGCGGGCGCTGTCCAGCATGAATTCCGACAGTTTCTGCCCGCGCAAACCCGCGGCGCGGCTGAGAATGGCCTTCGTCCCCGCCGAAGCGCGGATCTGAATCACATCATCCTTTCGCGCCGCATCGCGATCGCGGCCGGCATGATTGGACTGCGGCATCGAAATCCTCCTGCATCAGGATCAGATATCTAGCAATTGTCATGACAATGTCAATACAGGCTCGCAGGATCTCACCCCGTAGCGTCCCGGACCCCGAGCCTGCCCACGCTCTCCCGCTCCACCAGCGGGCATTCCAGCTTGGTGATGGGATAGCGGCCGCGGCCCGGCGTGGGCGGCGCTTCCAACTGCTCGATCGCCCATTGGCCCATCGCCATATGCGGCAGGATCGATGTCGTCAGCGGCGGGAACAGATGGCGGGCGATCTCCTCGTCGTCATAGCCGACGACGGAAATATCCTCGGGGATATGCAGGCCGGCCTCCTTCAGCGCCTCGTAGCAGCCGATCGCGGTGCGGTCGTTCTGGCAGAAGATGGCGGTCGGGCGCTCCTTCAGGGCGAGCAATTTGACGGTCGCGGCATAGCCGGCGCTGGCCGACCAGTCGCCCTCGACCACCAGCTCCGGATCGAAAGGAATGTCGGCGGTGGCGAGCGCGCGGCGATAGCCTTTCAGCCTATCTTGAGCCGCTTGCATCCAGGGCTCGCCGGTGATGGTGGCGATACGGCGGTGGCCGTGGCCGATGAGATGCCTTGTCGCGCTCTGGCCGCCGGCGATCTCGGAGGGCACTACCGCCGGGAAGGCATAGTCGGCGGTGTAGCAGTTGAGCAGGATGACCGGGATGTCGAGGCTATAGAGGAACTCGGGCGCCGCGATCTCGCGGGTGAAGATGGTCATGTAGATCAGCGCCGAGATGCCGCGCCTGGTCAGCGCCTGGATGGCGCGCGGCTCCATGACGGCGTCGCCCATGGTCTGCGCGACAAGCAGCACGTTGCCGGCATTCCAAGAGGCCTGGCGCGCGCCCTCGATGGCGACCACCGCCTCGGGGCTGGTGGCGAGCTGGTCGACGGCGAAGCCGATGACGCCGTCCAGCCCCTCGAAGGGCGTCACCGGCGGCCGCAGGGCGGAAAACACCGGCGGCGAGTAACCCAGCGACCGCGCCGCTTCGATCACCCGGTCGCGGGTCTGCTGCGAGAGCCGTATGCCGGGCGAATTGTTGAGTACGAACGACACCGTCGCCTGCGAGCAGCCGGCGGCCCTGGCGATGTCGGTCATGGTGACGCGGCCTTTGGGCCTGGCGGCGCGTCGCCTGGACGCCTCCGGGGGATCGCGCAATTCCGTCGGTTCGCTCATGGTCGTTTTCCCAACCCCGGCCGGTTGTTAAGCAAAGGCCGGCAGCAACGGCAAGATGGCTTTCGTGGAAGCTCATTTATCGAAATGCAGCTGATTATAACTATTATCACACGCGACGCGTTCCGCGCCAGCCGCGCCGCACGCCGACGAAACGACCGGACAAGGTCAGCAAAGCTGACGATTTTCCTTAGAATTTCCGCGCGATGGCCCGCTTTGCCGCTGGCGCTCTTATTCCTCCCTTGCGCTCTGCTTTGGCTGCCAGATCTCCCGCCCGGGCGGGATCGGCCATCCTCGATAACTAATACTATTTACTAATAGCCGTAAGCGTTCTACTGTCAACTCGTCGTTACCGGACCCGGGCTTCCGGCTGGTGGCGTAAAGGCGTGCGATGCGGTGCGCCATCGGGCCGGCAAGCCGCCGGAAGAGGGTCGCCGCACACTCACGAAAATGTCAGACAAATCGGACTATTTACGAACTGCGAATGAGTGTCTAGTGTCTCGGTCGCGGCTGGATTGGCGCCATTCTCAGGTTGCCGGATCTGGGGCCAAACCCTTGAGGAGAGGGGCGCCCGCGCCGCAAGCGACACATTCTGTCTGTGTTTCAAAAGGGAGGTTGAACATGAAATCTGTGATCCGAACTGCGTCCATCGCCGCCGCGGCCCTGGCGCTCGGCCTGTCGGCAAGCGCGATCGCGCGCGCCGACGACAAGCCGACGCTGGCCTTCGTCGTCAACGGCGCATCCGACTTCTGGAAGGCGGCGGAAGCCGGCGTGAAGAAGGCGCAAGGCGAGCTTCCGGACTACAATCTGGAGCTGAAATATCCGGAGCAGTCGTCCGTCGCCATCCAGCAGCGGCTGATGGACGACCTGGTGACCGCCGGCGTCAAGGGCATCATGGTCTCCGCCGTCGACCCCAAGACCTCGACCGACGGGCTGAACAAGATCGCGTCCCAGACGGCACTGTTCACCACCGATTCGGACGCCCCGCAGACCAAGCGCGTCGCCTATATCGGCTCGTCCAACGTCGATGCCGGCAAGCAGGCCGCCGAGATCGCCAAGAAGGCGATGCCGGACGGCGGCAAGTGCCTGGGCTTCGTCGGCCTGCTCGGCGCCGACAATGCCAAAGAACGCATCGAAGGCATGAAGGACGGGCTCAAGGGCAGCAAGATCGAGCTGGTCGACGTTCGCGGCGACGACATCGATCAGGCGCGCGCCAAGAAGAATGTCGAGGACGCGCTGGTCGCCAGCCCCGACATCACCTGCATGGTCGGCTTCTACTCCTACAACACGCCGCGTATCTATGAAGCCCTGCGCGACGCCGGCAAGCTCGGCCAGATCACCGTCGTCGGCTTCGACGACGATCCGATCACGCTGGGCGGCGTCAAGGAAGGCACCGTTGCCGCCACCGTGGTGCAGCAGCCGTTCGAGTGGGCCTATCAGGGCATGAAGCTGATGGCCGCCTATCTCAAGGGCGACAAGTCGGGCATCCCGGAGGGCGGCCTGATCATCGTGCCGACAAAGATCATCGGCAAGGACGATGTCGACGCCTACGCCGCGAACCTCAAGGCGATGGCCGGCAAGTAGGACGACGCACGTTTCGCCGGCTCAGGGATCTGCCTTGAGTCGGCGATCATATTGACGGGCCCGCGAAGGCCCGTCAGTCTGAGGCCAAACGCCCACCGGCTGCTGTCAGGCGTGATGAATTATTCCGACGTATCCATCGCTCAATCCACGATTGCTCCGTTCCTGAGCCTGGACGGCGTGCGCAAAACCTATCCCGGCGTGGTGGCGCTGGACGGCTTCTCAATGGAGGTGCGGCCGGGCGAGGTGATCGGCCTGGTCGGCGAGAACGGCGCCGGCAAATCGACGCTGATGAAGATCCTCGGCGGCGTGACGCGGCCGGACAGCGGAACCATCATCGTCGACGGCGTCGCGCATGAGGGACTCACGGTCGAAGCCAGCATCGGTTCGGGCATCGCCTTTGTGCACCAGGAACTCAATCTGTTCGAGAATCTCGACGTCGCCGCCAATATCTTCTTCGGCCGCGAGCCGCTGCGGGCCGGGCCGCTGAAGCTGGTCGACCGCGGCAGGCTGCGCGACATGGTGGCGCCGCTGCTCAAGCGCGTCGGCGCCAATTTCTCAGCCGACGCGCCGGTCGCCTCGCTGTCGCTTGCCCAGCAGCAGATGGTCGAGATCGCCAAGGCGCTGTCGATCAAGGCGCGGCTGGTGATCCTCGACGAGCCGACCTCCAGCCTGCCGATCGCCGAGACCGACAAGCTGCTCGACGTCATCAAGGCGCTGAAGGTGGAAGGCATCAGCGTCATCTTCATCTCGCACCGGCTGCACGAGGTCGAGCGGGTCGCCGACCGCGTCGTCGTGCTGCGCGACGGCATGCTGGCCGGCACGCTGGCGAAAAGCCAGATCGACCACGACCAGATGGTCAAGCTGATGATCGGCCGCATGCTGAAGGAACGCGAGCGGGTTTCGGATTCCGCGCATGCGCCGGGCGGCGTCGCGCTCTCGGTCCGGGCTGTGCGCACCAGCGCCTATCCGGAGCGTCCCGTCGACCTCGAGGTCCGCCATGGCGAAATCCTCGGACTAGCCGGTCTGGTCGGCTCTGGCCGCACCGAGCTGGCGCGCGTGCTGTTCGGCATCGACGAATGCTTTGGCGGCAGCGTTACGCTCGACGGCAAGACGCTGAAGCTCGGCTCGGCCGCCGAGGCTGTCGCGAGCGGCATCTTCCTGGTGCCGGAGGATCGCAAGCTGACCGGTATCCTGCTCGACCTATCGATTGCCCAGAACATCTCGCTGCCCAACCTGCCGGCGCATGCGAAGCGCTCGCTGGTCTCGACGAGCGCGGAAGTTGCCACCGCGGAGAAGCAGAAGAGCAATCTCGGCATCAAGGCGCCGTCGGTCGCGACCCGCACCGGCACGCTGTCGGGCGGCAACCAGCAGAAGGTGGTGCTGGCCAAATGGCTGGCGATGAACCCCAAGGTGATGATCCTCGACGAGCCGACGCGCGGCATCGACATCGGCGCCAAGGCCGAGATCTACGGGCTGATGCGGGCGCTTGCCGATGCCGGCGTCGCGGTGCTGATGATCTCAAGCGACATGGAAGAGGTGATCGGGGTGTCGGACCGCATCGCGGTCATGCATGAGGGGCGGATATCCGGCATTCTCGACAAGGATCATTTCAGCCAGGAGAACGTGCTTCTGCTGGCTGTGGGCAAGACGCCGAAATAGTTTTGTTTGCCACAGGGTCCGGCCGCAAAACCGTGGACCCTGCCGTCAAGGGGAGGACAACGATGAGCAAGAAGGATCTCGGCCTGCTGGTCCTTATCTTGGTGGTCGGCGCCGTCGTGACGGCCATCAATCCGCGCTTCCTGTTGCCGATCAACCTCGCCAACACCTCCAACCTGATCGGGCTGTTCGGCATCCTTTCGATCGGCCAGGCCTTCGTCATCATCACAGGCGGCATCGAACTGTCGGTCGGCTCGCTTGTCGCGCTGCTCGGCACGCTGTTCATCGACTTCATCGCCGTGCGCGAGCTGGACTGGCCGCTGGCCTTCGTGCTGATCATCGCGCTCGGCGCCATCATCGGCCTGGTGCATGGCTGGCTGATCACGCGGCTGAAGCTGCAGCCCTTCGTGGTGACGCTGTGCGGCTTGCTCATCTACCGCGGCGTGGCGCGCTTCTACACCGCCGACGGCACGGCGGGCTTCGCCTTCGGCCAGAATTTCCCGGACCTCGAATTCCTCACCGCCGGACGCAGCTGGGGCGTGCCGAACAGCTTCATCGCGCTGATCATCATCGCCATCGTCATGTGGGTGGTGCTGCACCGCTCGGTATTCGGGCGCTATCTCTACGCCATCGGCAAGAACGAGGAAGCGGCGAAATATTCGGGCATTCGCACGGGCCGCATCGTCATGGCGGCCTACGTCATCTGCGGCGTGCTGACGGCGCTGTCGGCGATCTACTTCGCCATGTACACGCGCTCGATCTCGCCGGCGAGCCACGGCCAGTTCTACGAGCTCTATGCCATTGCCGCGGCCGTACTCGGCGGCTTCTCGCTGCGCGGCGGCGAAGGCTCGCTGATCGGCGTCATCCTCGGCACGGTGCTGCTGCAGGAGCTGCAGAACCTCGTCAACCTGCTTGGCATCCCGTCCTCGCTGAACTTCGCGGTGATGGGCGGGGTGATCCTGATCGGCGTGCTCGTCGACCAGCAATGGGGCGTGTTCCGGGCGCGGCGGCAGATGATCGACGCCACGCGCAGGAACGTCGCCGGCGCGCCGGCGGAGTAGCTTCCCTCGTTCGAGCTCGGCAGGCAGCGGGCAGTTTCAACTTCGCGGGCTGCCACCCTTTTTCGGACGTTGGCGCTGCCCCTGGCCTGCCTGCCGGCATCCTCTTCCCGTATAGTGACGGGGAGAGGGGCGCTCTCTTCGATGATTTCGCCAATTTCGAATGTTGCTAGATAGGCGCCGAGGCTGCGGTCGGTGTCCAGCCGATAGATGGGTAACAGTTTGAACCGGATACATAGGTAACAGTTCTCCCCCTGTTTGTCCGCTGCAGCGCCAAGCGGATTGGTTAGCGCGGCGCTGCAGCGGACAAGCGTCATACGCCTTGTGTCGATGATGCCGAGCTGGTGTGCATGGAAGGAAAGAGCCCATTGACCATCCTCGGTTTGGGCGGCCGCGACAGCTTCACCAACCAGTGCCTGCGAGACATAGACGAAGCCGCCGTTCCACCTGATCTCGCCATTGTGGCGTACATGACGGACCGCGGCCTCGGCCGGATAATCAGGCTCGGGCGGCATCGTCGGCATGGCGCGCCGGGAGGATCTGTAATGCTGGGCTGGAGTGTCCATGCCTAGCGCCTCATGGGGACGTTCTTCATTGTAGCTGCGCCGGAAGGCCTCGAAGGCGTGGCCCTGGGCCGCCCTGTCGGCCTCCGGTGCCTCGGCCAGCGGCAACAGGGTCAGATGAAAGCGCTCGTGGCGCCCGTTCTGCTGGGGTTTGCCGGGCGCGATCCGCTCCAGGGCGATGCCGAGTTTGATGAAGCGCACCGCAAGCGGTGTCAGCCCGGTGACACCGGCCGACGCGAAGGGCGGGCCATTGTCGCTTCGGAACCGGTCCGGCAGGCCATGCTCCTCAAACAGCCGCTCGAATACCGGCCAGGCCTCGGCATCCGCCGTCGAGCCGGTCGCTTCGAGCGCCAGCAAGTAGCGGCTCGACGCATCCATCACCGTCAACGGTTCGCAACGCCACCCGTCACGGGTCCGGAACCAGCCCTTGTGATCGCCGGTCCACACCGCGTTCGGCCCTTGCGGCTCCGGCCAAGGTCCATTGCCGCAGGCCCGCAGCCGGGTCCGCTTGCGGGCGCTGACAAGCCCATGCCGTGCAAGGATAGCGCCTGCCGTCGAGGCCGACGGCCAGATCAAGTCGGGAGCCGCGCGCTTGAGCCGCGCCACGATCTTCTTGGGCCCCCACAGCGGATGCGTCTCCTTCGCCGCCACGATCCGCTCGACAAGATCAAGGGCTGTCGCACGGCCATGATTGAGCGGCGCTCGCGGCCGATCGTGCAAACCTTCCGGGCCAAACTCCCGGTAGCGACCCAGCCATTTATAGCCGATCTTGCGCGAAATTCCGTAGGCCGCACAAAGCTCGCTCATCGTCTCTTCGCCAGAAAGGCAATCCACTACAAAACGAAGCCGCTCGTCCATGATGCCAGTCTCTCGCCAAACCATCGCCGGGTCCTCCGGCGAGGGAGAAAACTGTCACCTATGCAATCGGTCCATTCTGTTACCTATCTATCGGGTTCGGACACCGCCACCTTCTCCCCGTCACTATACGGGGAGAAATGCCCGGCAGGGCAATGAAGGGCGGCGCCGACATCAACAAGTCTCGGCTCAACCTCCCACATGCAAGCCGGCATCACCTGAATCAATTCACCTCAGATCATGCTGGACAGATCCGAAAACGCCATCGCCTTGCGCAGCACCTCGGCGAAGCGCTCGCCGGCGATGTCCTTGGCGCCGCTGTTGTCGATCGAGGTGACGTCCGGTCCGGAGAGCGCGATGCTGGCGCTGCGCGCCAGGCGCGCCAGCACCTCGCCGCGCGATTCACGGCCGCGCGCCGCCAGCCGCTCGGCGAGGATTTCCGGCGCCGCGGTGATCTCGACCACCGCCAGATTGGCGTAACGCTCGCGCAGCGCCGGAATAACAGACCGCGAGACGTTGGCGACCGCGACATGGCCGTTGGCGACCGCCCAGTCGA
Coding sequences:
- a CDS encoding sugar ABC transporter ATP-binding protein, which translates into the protein MNYSDVSIAQSTIAPFLSLDGVRKTYPGVVALDGFSMEVRPGEVIGLVGENGAGKSTLMKILGGVTRPDSGTIIVDGVAHEGLTVEASIGSGIAFVHQELNLFENLDVAANIFFGREPLRAGPLKLVDRGRLRDMVAPLLKRVGANFSADAPVASLSLAQQQMVEIAKALSIKARLVILDEPTSSLPIAETDKLLDVIKALKVEGISVIFISHRLHEVERVADRVVVLRDGMLAGTLAKSQIDHDQMVKLMIGRMLKERERVSDSAHAPGGVALSVRAVRTSAYPERPVDLEVRHGEILGLAGLVGSGRTELARVLFGIDECFGGSVTLDGKTLKLGSAAEAVASGIFLVPEDRKLTGILLDLSIAQNISLPNLPAHAKRSLVSTSAEVATAEKQKSNLGIKAPSVATRTGTLSGGNQQKVVLAKWLAMNPKVMILDEPTRGIDIGAKAEIYGLMRALADAGVAVLMISSDMEEVIGVSDRIAVMHEGRISGILDKDHFSQENVLLLAVGKTPK
- a CDS encoding ABC transporter permease; amino-acid sequence: MSKKDLGLLVLILVVGAVVTAINPRFLLPINLANTSNLIGLFGILSIGQAFVIITGGIELSVGSLVALLGTLFIDFIAVRELDWPLAFVLIIALGAIIGLVHGWLITRLKLQPFVVTLCGLLIYRGVARFYTADGTAGFAFGQNFPDLEFLTAGRSWGVPNSFIALIIIAIVMWVVLHRSVFGRYLYAIGKNEEAAKYSGIRTGRIVMAAYVICGVLTALSAIYFAMYTRSISPASHGQFYELYAIAAAVLGGFSLRGGEGSLIGVILGTVLLQELQNLVNLLGIPSSLNFAVMGGVILIGVLVDQQWGVFRARRQMIDATRRNVAGAPAE
- the phnN gene encoding phosphonate metabolism protein/1,5-bisphosphokinase (PRPP-forming) PhnN codes for the protein MMVSALLERELSAERFPIRNGVFVAVVGPSGAGKDTVIGYAKARFAEETRLEFVRRVITRPSDAASEDHDTLADAAFAEAEADGAFALCWDAHGLRYGLPADVDWAVANGHVAVANVSRSVIPALRERYANLAVVEITAAPEILAERLAARGRESRGEVLARLARSASIALSGPDVTSIDNSGAKDIAGERFAEVLRKAMAFSDLSSMI